The DNA segment TCAAGATCAACATGATGGACATCGAGAAGAACCGGAAGCCCGAAGGGTACAACAGGCGGGGCAGGATGAGGATGGTCTTCCCGCTCACCAGGGGTAAGAAGCAGTTCTACATACGCGCGGATTCAAAGACGGCAGAGACCGTCAGGATCACCGAGCGTCTGAGCAAGATCCTGAAGAAGGCGGGCGTTGCGCACACCATCGAATATGACAAGCTCCTGACGCTCCAGCCGCTCCAGCCGCTCCAGCCGTAGTGGCATCGCTGCCGCCCACCTCTGCGGATGAAGTACAATGAGTGAATCTGAAAACAGGACAAGGGTCAAGGGTGCGGTCGAGAACAGGTCATCGCTGGATGGCATGAGGAGATCCTTCAATACAATCGTTGATAGGCAGAAGGAGAACTCCTGCAGGATTCCTGACCTCGAGTCCAGGAAGGAAAGGCTCAGGAAGATCAAGGAGTCCTCGGTCGGGAACGAAGAGCTCTTTGTGCAGGCCGTCTCCATCCTCCGCGAAAACGGATTCAGGGTCATACTGGCGAAGACCGCTGAGGCAGCCATCAGAAAAGTGAAGGATGAGCTCAAAGGATACGACCTGGTCGTCAAGTCGAAGTCGAACATAACGAAGGAGCTCCACCTCGCGGATGCGCTAGAATCGGACGGCGTGAAGGTCGTTGAGACCGACCTAGGCGACAGGATAATCCAGTTGGCTGGATGTCCAGCAACTCATCCTACAGGTCCCGCGTGCCACATGACCCGAGGGGAAATATCGACCCTCTTCTCGAAGCACTTCGGAAAGAAGGTTTCCGAGGACCCGATGGAGCTCACGAAGGTAATGCGCGAGGAAATCGCCTCATACATGTCAAAGGCGAAGGTCGGCATCACGGGTGCGAACGCGGTGTCAGCGGCCGAGGGCGCGGTCGTCATAGTCCACAACGAGGGCAACGCGGCGAAGTGCGCGATGCTCCCCGACAAGCACATCGTGATCACGACTCCGGACAAGATAGTTCCCACGCTCGACGATGCGGTCAACATCACAAAATTACAGACCTACCTATCGACCGGCAAAATCATCAGCTCATACATCAACGTGGTGACTGGCCCTAGCTACACAGCCGATATTGAGAAGAAGATCTACAAAGGGATGCACGGACCGAAGGAGGTCATCATACTCTTCGTCGATGACGGCCGGCTAGAGGCCCCCGACAAGGAGCCTCAGTACTGCATCGGATGCGGCATGTGCCTCCTGCACTGTCCCACGTACAATGTCGTTGGTCCCATCTTCGGTCCTCCCGGACACATGGGCGGGCAGGGCACCTATTTGGCGGGATCGCGCGGGAAGATAGACGAGTCCGTGGAATCCGGACTGTACCTCTGCACCTCGTGCGGAGCTTGCACTGAGGTCTGTCCGGCCAAGATTGACACTAAAAAGGGAATCTCGAATGTGAGGGGGGACGCAAGAAAGGCTAAAAAAGGAAACCTCCCAGAGCACTCCGCGGTCATCGCCAGCGTGAAGAACTACGACAATCCGTGGCAGGTTCCTAGGCGACGGAAGCCGAAGTGGTCCGAGGGGCTGAGTCTCAAGAGCAATGGGGAGGTTCTCTACTTTGCCGGATGCTCGACATCCCTTCTGTTCCCCGAGTCCGCCAAGCGGGTCGTGCGGCTGATGAGGGGCTGTGGCGTCGAACCAGCATACCTGGGTCAGAACGAGAAGTGTTGCGGATCCACCATTCGAAAGCTCGGCGACGAAGAGCTGTCAAGGGAGAAGACTGAAGCCAGCTTCGAGGATTTCAAGAAAGCAGGCGCGAAGCTCGTGATCACATCCTGTCCCGGGTGCTCCTCGGCGCTCAACCATTTCAGGGAGCTGCCCGCGAGAAACGGCGTGAAGGTCCAGCATCTGTCGCAATTCCTGGCCGAGCGGCTTGACATGGCCTCGATGACGGCCCTGAACGACATCGGGCCGGTCACATTCCACGACCCCTGCGATCTCGGCAGAGCGCAGGGAATCTACGACGAGCCCAGGAAGCTCCTTTCATCTGCGCTTTCGTCTCCAGTCGTCGAGATGGCTCGCTCCCGAAACAACAGTGCTTGCTGCGGCTCGGGTTCAGGGGTGATGAGCGCCTACTCCGACCTTGCGAAGGCAATCGCTCTGGACAGGATAGGGATGGCCAAGGCCGCCGGCGCAAAGGTCATTGTCACATCGTGCCCGTGGTGTGAGCAGGGTCTGAAGGAGTGTCAGGGAGCGAATACAGAAGTCCAGGTCGTCGATCTTGCTGAGATCGTCGAGAGGTCGCAGGGCAGCCGTCCGAAGAAGAGCTCCAGGCGCTCAGGCTGAGTTTTGGCTATTGCCGAGCTGATGCTCTCTGACTGTGGAGTATGTCGGTCCTTGTGGACTGAGCACGCTCTTCTTGAGCATGATCCTGTCGATCAGATATTCTCCGTAGTCGGAGGCCGCCTTGGTCCTCAGTATCTCCTGCACATTGGCTATGTTCCTTCCGCTTCGAGTCCGCGCGAGGGTGAGATGCGGCACGAACCCCTTCCTGTCCCTGTCGAACCCCATGTCATTCATTGAAGCATCCAGCTTGGCAGCTATGTCCTGGAGGGGCTTGCCGTCCTCGATTCCTACCCAGACGATCCTGATGTTCGACATCGAGGGGAAGGCTCCCACCCCACGCAGGCGGATCCTGAACGGCCCGACCCCTTCGGTCGCATGCGAAATCCGGACTAGGACCCCGTCTACCAGACTCTCGTCCGTGTCCCCGAGGAACTTAAGCGTGATGTGCATGAGCTCCGGTCTTACAATCTTGAGGTCAGCTCTGGACCGGGCCAGCTCGTCGATGACTCCGACGAGGGCGTCGCTCGGCTCGACATCTGCGGAGATGAACGCCCTGAACTTCACAGTATCCGGATTGACCGTGGAGGTTCATATGCTTTTCACGTGAGAGACCGAGTCAACGTCTTCCTGCTTGACCTCTCCATTGACTGTCCAGGGATCTTATCTTCGACCGGACCATCGATATCCCGACGATCGCTATGATGAACGCTGCTGCGAGACCGATGAGGTAAGCTGTAGGCCCGATATCCTTCTCATAGATCGACCCGAATGATGCGGCAAGGTTGAAGACTCCGTGCATGGTCACCGCTCCCAAATAGTACAAGAGCCAGCTCCTGCGTTGGAGCGCGCTTCTCGCGATACCAAGTCCGAAGACAGATGACGCGCTCGCGTGCAGCAGAGCAGAGGAGAGGCTCCTGATGACTGCGATCGTGATGAACGCCCCGGCCCCGTCGGCGAAGTACGTGTTGCTCTCGTACAGCAGGTTCTCGGTCGCGGCGAACCCGAGGCCTGCAGCCGCCCCGAAAATAATCCCGTCCTCGATCTCTGACATGAACCTTCTGGCCTTGAACACTCCAAGCCCCTTTGCCATCTCTTCGACCAGGGGGGCCACAATGCAGGCCAGAATGAGATTGCCCAGGTTAGGATCCTGACCGAATATCTCGTAGACTCTGTTGATGTTCTGATCGACCAGAACCATCAGCAGGATCTCGAAGACAACCGCGATGGCAACAGAGACAACCGCACCGAATGCGAAGATCCTTAGAAGCCTTCCGTATGGTTTTCGGCCGTATCTCTCAGCGTTCCTGATCCAGACCAGGTAGATCAATGAGGGGACGAATGCGACCGTGAGAAGGATGATCATGTCCAAGATTATTTGGTCCAGTGATTCACCGTAGAAGTGAGGCGCAAATCAGTATTTCAAACTTGGTGGGGACGGCTCGAGCTGGCGTCAACTACCACCCATTGAAATGGATGACTTGTAACTATGCTCCATCAAGTTTCGAGGCTCGACATCATGGCAGGCTACGATTGGCTGGTTGACTTTGGGGATGCCGCCCCTCAGATACCGTCACGGTATCAGCAGCCTACTCCCACAGGAAGGCTTCACAGACATCTTATCCGCCCCGTCATTGCTGACGACTTGCCCGCAGGAGCAAGTATTGGTAGTGTGAGCCCTTCAACCGTCTTTCTCCCATTGGGAGTGTCTTGCCAACCGAGATTGGCGGCTCACGCAATGCCGAAAATACATAGGCTGTGGCGGAATATGTACTTGATGCTCCAATTCCTCCTCCCATTGAAATGGGAGGTCTCCTTGGAGGGAGTTACATGAATAATCAGAACGCTGGACCCTTTCGAGGGCCTAGGGAAACGAAATACGACTCGAGGATAACTGCGATGAGATTTTACTTCCCCTCTTCGACGGTGATCGAGTTGTTGGGGCACTCGTCCACGCAGGCCCCACAGTCAAGACACTTCTTGACATCTACGACTGCGACATCATTGACGGTTATGGCACCTTCAGGGCAAACGTCCACACAAGCACCGCAAGCAACGCATTCATCCTTGTTAATCTTAGCCGGCATCAGGATACCTCCGACGTTTCTTGGAATTCCCGAACTCCTCCCCACTTATAAATGTTCGTCACCAAATCGAAAATCAACAAATTTCAATTGGCATTGTCAAATTCAAATCTGGACCCCTGGGAAATCCCTATAAAAAAGGAACGGTTCCTTTCGATTTTCGGGTGCTCGGCAAATTATTAGAAACCAGTTCTCCATGGCGACGCTGAGAAGGATGAAGGAGGAGTTGATTGGTCGGTGGATCCTCACCGACGAAGGGGTTGTCAAGGGCTACCTCAGGGTGCTTGATGAGACCGTCGAAGAGGTGTGCCTAGGGAACCCTCCGAGCGGATCATCCAAGGTCTGCATCATCCCAGGTTTTGTGAACGCACACACTCACATAGGCGACTCGGTAGCTTATCCCGCCCCCAGAGGCTCCGTCGAGGAACTCGTGGGACCCCCTGATGGTTTCAAACACAGGGTGCTCAAGGAGCGGTCGATGGAGGAGAAGTCGGTAGCCGTGAGATCTGCTTCGGATCTTATGGCTCGCAGCGGGACTTCCTGTTTCGTGGACTTCCGCGAGGAGGGCCTGGAAGGAGTTCGGATGCTGTCTGAGTCTCTGGGTCCTCGTGCACCTCGGTCCGTTGTTCTGGGTAGACCGCTAGACATCAACTCCGCCAAGAGTGAGATCGACGCTCTCCTGGGCTCATGTGACGGGCTCGGCCTGAGCGCGCTGAAAGACTGGCCTCTCGACATACTTACTAAGCTCTCCGCAAGGGCCAAGTCTGCGGGCAAGCTGTTTTCCATCCACGCGAGCGAGACCGTGAGGGAGGACATTGACGAGGTTCTGAGTCTCAAACCTGATTTCGTCGTTCACATGGTCAAAGCGACCGATGAAGACATCGCGGCGTGTGTGGACTCGGGAGTGCCTATCGTCGTCTGTCCGCGGTCCAACGAGTTCTTCGGGCTTGAACTCGACATCCCAAGGCTGTTGAGAGCGGGCGCTACGGTCGGTTTGGGGACGGATAATGGCATGATTTCTAGGCCCGTGATGCTGGAGGAGCTGCAGACCGCTTATCAGATTGGCGCACGTAAGGGCGGTATCAGCCCCCTACAGACCGTTAGTCTGGCGACTTTCGGAGGGCGCAAAGTCTTAAATGCGAAGGGGAATATAACTACGGAAACCGGTGTGGGAGACGACCTTGCAGCCATCAGAGTCAAGGGCGAGGATCCCTTGCTCGAACTGGTGACCTCAGCAAGGCCAGATGATGTGCTAGCAGTGATACGCGGAGGTAAGTTGTGGAGGTCTGAGAGTTGGACGAAATAAGGAAGATACTCGTCGCGACCGACGGTTCCGAATACACGAAGGAAGCGGTATCTGCTGGACTTCATCTTGCCAAGATTCTCGGGGCCGAGGTCACGGCCCTTTATGTCATAGACCAGACATCTTTTGTGAGTTTTCCAATCGATTCATCAATCGTCAGCGTCTACTCACTGCTAGAGAACGAGGGCAAGCGCGCCGTGGAAGAGGTCAAGAAGGAGGGGGAGCAGACGGGGGTTAAGGTCAGCACGGTCGTGGTCGAGGGCTCTCCCACACGCAAGATAGTGGAGATGGCCGCTGACTTCGACCTTGTGGTTATCGGAACCTTGGGACGGTCGGCTCTGTCCAAGCTGTTCATGGGGAGTGTGGCGGAGAGGGTGACCAGATATGCGCCGTGCCCAGTCCTGGTAGTACGGAGCAAAAAGAGGTGATCCTCGGATGAAGG comes from the Candidatus Thermoplasmatota archaeon genome and includes:
- a CDS encoding LUD domain-containing protein gives rise to the protein MSESENRTRVKGAVENRSSLDGMRRSFNTIVDRQKENSCRIPDLESRKERLRKIKESSVGNEELFVQAVSILRENGFRVILAKTAEAAIRKVKDELKGYDLVVKSKSNITKELHLADALESDGVKVVETDLGDRIIQLAGCPATHPTGPACHMTRGEISTLFSKHFGKKVSEDPMELTKVMREEIASYMSKAKVGITGANAVSAAEGAVVIVHNEGNAAKCAMLPDKHIVITTPDKIVPTLDDAVNITKLQTYLSTGKIISSYINVVTGPSYTADIEKKIYKGMHGPKEVIILFVDDGRLEAPDKEPQYCIGCGMCLLHCPTYNVVGPIFGPPGHMGGQGTYLAGSRGKIDESVESGLYLCTSCGACTEVCPAKIDTKKGISNVRGDARKAKKGNLPEHSAVIASVKNYDNPWQVPRRRKPKWSEGLSLKSNGEVLYFAGCSTSLLFPESAKRVVRLMRGCGVEPAYLGQNEKCCGSTIRKLGDEELSREKTEASFEDFKKAGAKLVITSCPGCSSALNHFRELPARNGVKVQHLSQFLAERLDMASMTALNDIGPVTFHDPCDLGRAQGIYDEPRKLLSSALSSPVVEMARSRNNSACCGSGSGVMSAYSDLAKAIALDRIGMAKAAGAKVIVTSCPWCEQGLKECQGANTEVQVVDLAEIVERSQGSRPKKSSRRSG
- the thpR gene encoding RNA 2',3'-cyclic phosphodiesterase; translation: MKFRAFISADVEPSDALVGVIDELARSRADLKIVRPELMHITLKFLGDTDESLVDGVLVRISHATEGVGPFRIRLRGVGAFPSMSNIRIVWVGIEDGKPLQDIAAKLDASMNDMGFDRDRKGFVPHLTLARTRSGRNIANVQEILRTKAASDYGEYLIDRIMLKKSVLSPQGPTYSTVREHQLGNSQNSA
- a CDS encoding PrsW family intramembrane metalloprotease, which gives rise to MDMIILLTVAFVPSLIYLVWIRNAERYGRKPYGRLLRIFAFGAVVSVAIAVVFEILLMVLVDQNINRVYEIFGQDPNLGNLILACIVAPLVEEMAKGLGVFKARRFMSEIEDGIIFGAAAGLGFAATENLLYESNTYFADGAGAFITIAVIRSLSSALLHASASSVFGLGIARSALQRRSWLLYYLGAVTMHGVFNLAASFGSIYEKDIGPTAYLIGLAAAFIIAIVGISMVRSKIRSLDSQWRGQAGRR
- a CDS encoding 4Fe-4S binding protein — encoded protein: MPAKINKDECVACGACVDVCPEGAITVNDVAVVDVKKCLDCGACVDECPNNSITVEEGK
- a CDS encoding amidohydrolase family protein, which codes for MKEELIGRWILTDEGVVKGYLRVLDETVEEVCLGNPPSGSSKVCIIPGFVNAHTHIGDSVAYPAPRGSVEELVGPPDGFKHRVLKERSMEEKSVAVRSASDLMARSGTSCFVDFREEGLEGVRMLSESLGPRAPRSVVLGRPLDINSAKSEIDALLGSCDGLGLSALKDWPLDILTKLSARAKSAGKLFSIHASETVREDIDEVLSLKPDFVVHMVKATDEDIAACVDSGVPIVVCPRSNEFFGLELDIPRLLRAGATVGLGTDNGMISRPVMLEELQTAYQIGARKGGISPLQTVSLATFGGRKVLNAKGNITTETGVGDDLAAIRVKGEDPLLELVTSARPDDVLAVIRGGKLWRSESWTK
- a CDS encoding universal stress protein translates to MDEIRKILVATDGSEYTKEAVSAGLHLAKILGAEVTALYVIDQTSFVSFPIDSSIVSVYSLLENEGKRAVEEVKKEGEQTGVKVSTVVVEGSPTRKIVEMAADFDLVVIGTLGRSALSKLFMGSVAERVTRYAPCPVLVVRSKKR